CTGTATACGGGAATTATTCAGGTGATGAAATGCAGCCTGACTGGCATCAGGAATGTGCGACTACAGATGGATTTTTGTTATTGATGGCCGTATATAACGGCGTACTTGGCGGACTGACATTCAACGCCAATTCGCTGGAACCAGTGCCTCCGGAAACCGTTGCTTATGTACAGGAAACCTATGAGGAACTAAAAGAAATCTCTCATGCCAACCAAAGAGTCTATACGCGTGATTTCGAAGAAATGGTAAGTTTGTCTTTCGATAAAGAAGGTCATTGCACCGGGGCATTTATTGGTACCAATGACGCGGACCGCTTTGATGAAATGCTTGACAACCTGGAAATAGAATGGAATTATATTTCCCTGGAGGATGAAGACGAAGAATAGTGAATCTATTCACCGGAACTCATTCCCTGGATAGGTATTTGTAATAGATACATGAGTTCACATAAAATCAGTAAATTAGGATATATATTCTGCCTATGTATTTATTTGATGTCATCCTGATCCTTGCAATAATTTTCCCCTTTGTAGCGGCCTATTTTATATCGCGTTCCATTTATCGCAAAGTCCGTGCAGCAGGGAAAAAAGGCCCTGTTCTCTACCGGGTTATTTCATTTGTAATCAGTTACCTGGTGATTTTCGCCGTATTTGTATACCTGGTCTTAATGAATTTACGGCTGGAGCGATAAATCCACCATTCAGCAAAGAGTAAATTGGGAACAAATCCCATCCATGCATCTATCATGTACAATGTGAGCGGATCAGGATGGAAGGTTTGGAGTAATATTACCTTCCAGGTTCGCAGTGTTATGGCCGAAAAGGTCAGCGCATAACTGCGGATCATGTATCTTTTATGCGCAGCAATATCTCCTTTTTTAACCTTCACCAGGGCCTTGTAAGTAAAGTAAAACCACAGGCAATCCAGCAGGATAAAAGCTAGTTTAGAAGGCCATAATCCATTGGCATACGCACCCATGATCAGCCCCACCGGGAAGTTGATGATCAAAATATCAATCACGTAGATTTTCCCTATTAATTTATGTGCCCTGCGATAGTGGTGCAGAAAATGTGCTGAGAACTGTGTGAATCCTGCTGCCAGTGCCAGGATACTGGAAAAAACATGGATGTAAAAAGCCGTTTTCCATATAGGAATATGGAGGTACTCCTGTTTAAATTCCAGGAAATGAATATTCGTCTGGAAGCTGGAGTAATCAATGATCATGCGCAGCATCAGGAAGGTGCCCACAGAAAGTACCAGGTAGGCAATAAATGATTGCACAATGCGAACGATCATGGATTAAATATACATCCAATTTTCTTTACAGGTTATATAATTCATACCCCCCGTTCCAGGTAGAACCCCAACAACCCGGCAAAAGGCATCGCCGGCTTTTCAGTCATCCCTCTCATTAAAAGTAACAGACCATTCGTCCGGGAACTTGCTTTACCGGCACATGCCATGCCCATTCCCCTAAATGGGCGAAACCGGGGTTGACAAAAAAATAAAATGAAGGCGCTGAGAATTGTGTAAAAACCATTTCGTCTCTGGGAGGGGTACCCTTTTAATCAGCTTCATGACCTGGAAGGTAGGAGTACAAAACTGGTCAAAAAGTAGGGTATCCGGGTAATAACGGGCAGATAACCCGTAGATAAGCCGCCTCTTTTAAGATGCGGGTCATAGGCGGCTTATAGGCGGGATATCTGCGGGATATCTGCGGGATATCTCTCTTTTTTACCAGTCTTTGGACTGGCCCCGATATAGGTTTACATGTGGGCTAATTACTCCTCTTATCAGCCTATTGGATTTACCCGGCTCTTAGCTCCTGGGGTAATTAATCCTTTACCGGTAGATAGTTTTTCACCAGTTTAAAGCTGTTATCATTGGAATCCACCTCATAAAAGAAAAGGGAATCGTGTTCCATCATCACCCTGTTTTCCAGGTCCTCATCTGGTACAGGGGCTCCCCTGGTAGGAATAAGAAGTAATGCAAACAAGGTCTTCCAGTTATCACTTTTGGAGGTATAGGTGCTCCTATCATAGGTATTTCCATTCATTAGTGCCTGGAAGCATCCGCTCATCATAGGGATTAATGAATGCTAAAAATATTTACTTTATATTGTATTGTTATGAAAAATTGTACCCTTTGTTTGTTCCTGTTGTTCCACACATTTGCAGGAATTGCCCAGAAAGCCGACTTAATCGAGCAAACATCCTATAACGACGATAAAAGGGGAACAGCCAGAACCTTGCAATATCATCCGGAAGGAAAGGAATTCGTTTGTATAAACGGTAAAAACCGGTATACAAGGGCATTATATGGCGGGCCTACCGCTTTCAGGCTGGAGACGGGTGACCGACCCGTATTTGCAGCCTATATAGACAAAAACAGCCAGCATATCAGTTTTTGGGTAACTATGCCGGGAAAGGGGAGAAAAGCCCTGGATTCCACCTCTTTTTGTGAAGCACGGTACCTGGCGGGCAAACGCAGCTACTTACTCAGGGATTCATCCTGGGGGAATGGGGAATTGCGCATCAGTGTACTGGCATTTTATGACAGGGAAGGAGCTGTATGGAAAATTGATTATAGTAACATGCCGGCAGGAAGCATCGTTTCTGCAGGGATGACAAAGATCCGTGCACAAAAACTTTTTCGTTCCGGAGATATGGGTGCCGATCCGCCGGGGGTATTTGAAGCACCTGATAAGCCGGTATATACAAATATTTGTCAGCTGGAAAAGAGTGCCTGTATTGTTTTCAGTGACTTAAAATTAAGTGTTGTCAATACATCCGCACTCTTTGATACCACAGAAAAAGAAAGAGCACAACTCGCTGATCGTATGCAGCTTACAACACCTGATCCCTTTATTAATCCCATTGCCGGCGCATTGGTAACTGCGGCAGATGGTATCTGGGATGGCAAAAGCTGGTTGCACGGCGCTATTGGCTGGCGGATGCCGCTCACGGGTTGGCGGGCTGCCTATGCCGGCGATTTCCTGGGCATGCATGATCGTGCCAGGATTCACTTTGATGGATATGCTGCCAGCCAGGTGACGAATGTACCCAATACCATTCCGCACCCTGCACAGGATACTGCGCTCGACCTGGCCCGTGCTGTCAAAAAATGGGGTACACCCATGTATAGTAATGGCTACATTGCCCGTAATCCGGATCGCCCCGATCAGATGCATCATTACGATATGAACCTAGTGTACATCGATGCGTTGCTCTGGCATTTACAATGGACCGGTGATCTTGCTTACGCAAAGAAAATCTGGCCTGTGCTCAGCAGGCACCTGGCCTGGGAGAAACTGAATTTTGATCCCGACAATGATGGTTTATACGATGCCTATGCCTGCATCTGGGCCAGCGATGGCATGTATTACAATTCCGGTGCCGTTACCTATTCTTCTGCTTATAATTGCCGGGCGAATAAACTGGCAGCCCTCATTGCAGAAAAGATAGGAGAGGATCCACTGCCTTACCGGGCAGAAGCCACTAAAATACTAAGTGCCATCCAGGCACGTTTATGGCTGCCCGAAAAAGGGCACTGGGCGGAATACCAGGATTATATGGGGCTGAAACGGGTACACGGAAGTGCGGGTGTGTACACAATTTATCATGCCATTGACAGTGATGTACCTGGTGCTGTACAGGCCTTTCAGGCCACCCGTTACCTCGATACACAGATCCCTCATATCCCTGTAAAGGGAATTGGTCTGAAAGATGAGGGCTATGCCACGATTGCTACCAGTAACTGGATGCCCTATACCTGGAGTACGAACAATGTGGCTTTTGCGGAGGTAATGCATACTGCACTGGCCTATTTCGAGGCCGGCAGAAATGAAGCTGGTTTCCAACTGTTCAAAAGTGCCATATTGGATGGTATGTACCTGGGTGATAGCCCGGGGAATTTTGGCCAGATCTCCTTTTACGATGCCGCCAGGGGAGAGTGTTACCGCGATTTCGGCGATGCTATCGGGGTGGCTGCCCGTTTGCTGGTCCAGGGATTGTTTGGCATCCGCCCGGATGCATTGAATAAGCGGATCATTATCAGGCCTGGTTTCCCTGCGTCCTGGCCATATGCCTCCTTAAAAACCCCTGATCTGTCTTTTGATTATAAGAATGATACCTACCATATTGTTACTCATTTTCCGGCTATTGAATTGCAGATCCCTGCAAAGAAAGATCATATTAAAAAGATCACTGTAAATGGTAAGGCGGCCCCTTGGCAAATGTCTGCTGCCGTGGCGGGCACCCCGCTTATTTCAATCAATATTCCTGCCGGTACCTGTGATGTGAGGATCGAATGGGCAGGAAAGGACATTGTCATTCCACCACTGACCGGTGAGCAAACTACCTTCAAAACAATCAGGCAGGGGGAGATGACATGGCTGGCAGCACAGGGTGTCAATACACCATCACCCGATATGACGGCTTATACTGCTTTCTCCCGGCTACAACCTGGATTATGTGAGCAGGTCAACATAGATACCCAGTTGAACGCAGCCCTGAAAGATATTTTTCAAAACGAATATCGCTCTCCCCGTTCACCCTATACCACCTTGCAGATTCCCCTGCATGGAATAGGAGAGTGGACACATCCTAAAACAACAGCAGCAATTGCAGCAGATATAAAATACGATTTCCCGGTTCCTTTCCGCATTTCCCACAAAGAGAAAAACGTTGTATTTACATCGCTTTGGGATAATTACCCAGACAGTGTACAGCTGGCCATAAATGGCAAAGCAAACCATGCCTATCTTTTATTGGCAGGCAGCACGAATTCCATGCAAAGCCGTATTGAGAATGGCCGGGTCACTATTGTATATAAGGATGGTTCCCGGCAGCTCACAGCGCTGGTCAACCCGGAAACCTGGTGCCCGGTGGAACAGGATTATTTTACAGATAGCCTCGCTTTTAAAATGAATCAGCCAAAGCCCTGGCGCCTTCATTTCAAAACGGGTTTAGTGAGTCAGGACCTGGGCCGCGACCTGAAAATTAAGGGTGTATATGGCCGTGAAATTGATGGAGGAGCGGGGATGCTGCTGGATATTAAATTGGACCCGGAAAAAGAATTGAGTACCCTCACCCTTCAGGCATTGTCCAACGATGTGGTAGTTGGTTTAATGGCGCTTACTTTGCAACGCAGCAGGTAAGGTAACTCACAATATCGTACAATTGATAATATACTACCACAATAGGGGCTTTTTTTACCTCAAAAAGCCCTTTTAACCTACTCCCAAACGCAAATATTATAAAAATTATTGCATTCTAAAAAAGCTTTATAAGTTATTGACTTATAAGGCTTTTGCTGCTCTCCTCGTGTCGTCCTGACTTTTGTTATCAATTTGTTAAAAACTCGTATTTGTTTGATTGCCAGTTGTCAAGGAGTTTTATCAATTATAATATATTAAAATATATCAAACTTATTTTATATTTGCTCGTTCGTATATAATTATCATTGGCCTATGAAACACATTTACAAACACCGGCTTGCCATCAATAGGATGGACTTTCGCCCTCAAAATTATGAAAATGCTAAACGGGTGACAACAGCCTGAAACTGAAGACACTCTGATAGTAATTTTTCAAAAAGTACGAAGATGAAGAAGATTCTAATCCTATTATGCGGCTGTTTGTTGCTATTTACTGGTATTGCGAGGTCTCAAACCTGGTATGTAAACATGCCCGATACGGTTTGTATGTCTACCAATACAGGCTCTGGTGACCAGGTTAAGTTCACCAGTATGAACGCCCAGCTGGCAAGCGGCAAAAATTCAAAGACCACCTGGACCGTTAAGACTCCGAACAACTCAGAGTCTGATTATAACGTCCTATATACGCAGAACCCATCGGGGGCTACTAAGACAGACAAGCTGAAACTAACGGATCTGCTCACCCTGCAGTTCCTGACACCGGGTAAATATGTATTTACCCTGACTGTAAGTTATAAGCCTGGTAGTACTGCCACAACAATTACCACCAAGGATAGTCTTTATGTGGTAGACTGTACGATGTCCACCTGTAGTGGTGGTGATGCACAAATGCCCGGGTTTACTGAGAACTTTGGTACCCTGCCAAGCAATGCCACCCGTATGGCCTATTCCCCAAGCTCTGCCATTACTTATCTATATTCTGCATCCGGTGACCCGGCAGATAATTATTATGCGATCTCTAATTCAACCCACCTGAAAGGTGACTGGATCACGACCAACGACCATACAGGTACTACCCGTGGTGGTATGCTGGTGTGTAACTCCGGTTTTACAAAATCTACCTTCTTCCAGAAGCAGGTAGATGGACTTTGTCGTGGTTCAGTATATAATTTTAGTGCCTGGTTTATAAATACGGATAGTTCGCAGGTAATGACGCAAACCTGTGCTTCGGGCTTTATCTATGCCGGGGTAACTTTCCAGATTCTGAATGCGGCCAATACGAGTCAGGTATTAGCCAGCTTCAAGACCAATGACGTTTCGCCCAACTTTGACAAAGCCACCTGGCAGAAGTTCGGGGGCTCGTTCACCGTGCCATCTGGTGTGAGTAGTGTAATTGTACGAATTGTCAACAACCATCCTGGAGGCTGTGGTAACGATATTGCGGTGGATGATATCCAGTTCTCTTATTGTAGCCCCATCATCCAGGCCGGAATTCTTGGTTCTGCCAGTACCCTGAAAGAGGTTTTGTGCGAGGGCGTTGCTACGACCCTCGTTTCTTCATATACACCAAAAGCTTATTTTACGAGTCCTGCTTACCAGTGGGAAATGTCTGATGACCAGGGTATAACCTGGTTTAATGTTCCTTATGGTACTGCCAATAAAGATACCCTCGTCATTAAATCAGGTGAACTGAAAGGTACCAAAGATGTATCTTATGATTACCTGTTCCGTGTCAGGATCTTTGAGGCCGGAAGCTCTGCGGCTACCTGTGCTGCCCCTTCATCAGCGGTCAAGATCACAATCCTGCCGATGCCTGTCCTGAACCTTACCAAGGCGCAGGTCTGTGTGGGTGATGAGGTGCTGCTACATGCGTCAGGAGGTTATGATAGATATAGCTGGAACGATTTGGATTCTTCTATCAATACACAAGACAGGTCTATAAAGGTTATTAGTGATACAACCATCAAAGTATATGGTTACCTTACTTATAGTGTGGAAAATAAAACCTGTAGGGATTCGAACCAGGCTTTTATCGGTAAGAATGATAAGCCAGTTGTGGAACTTGCAGCTTCTGATACAGCCATTTGTTTGGGTAACAGGGTGACACTGAGTATTGCGGATGGGCTGGCGCCTACTGCTGCTAATGGTATTCATATAAAATGGTATAGGGGTTCGAGTGTTGCTACCGGTACATATTACCCGGATGGTGATGACCAGACAACTGTTGTTTTAAATACAGAAACATTGGCTGACAGCACCTGGATTGTTGTTGTCACGAATAGTACGTGTACGGTTACTTCAAAACCTCTTACTGTACACCTCACGGAAATACCGGTACCAGATCCGGGCACACACGTCACTCATTGTGCGGAAAATCCGACTGATGCAGATGGGTATTTCACCATGACGCGTCCTACCATTCCCAATACTAATTCATATTGGACAGTCATTGATGTTTCCGGTCCAGGTCTGTCAGGTGATCCTGCCAGTATCAATTTTGGTGATTACGTTCGTTTCGTAACCTCCAATAAAAGGGCTGATGCCACCATTAACCTAACTACGCCAGGCATTACCGCTATTCTTCAATATAGATTGCAGGCTGCGGGAAATGCCAATTGTTTGGGTTATGCTTATGATACCCTCACACTGATTACCGGCGCAACCACAGCTAACGCTGGTCCTGACAGTACCCTCTGTGGCACATCCAACACGTTCGTGATGCAGGCAAATGAGCCGAATGTAGACCTGACGGATGATTTCGCAGAGAGTGGCGCCTGGACAATTGTAGGCGGACCTAATGCTGATGTAACCATCGCTGACACAACCGCTTATAATACGACCGTTAAAATAAGCAACGGTAAGTACCAGGATGTGACCCTGCGCTGGACCATTAGGAATGTATCAGGTTGCGGAACTAATTATGATGATGTAGTATTACATTATACTGCACCGCCAACCATGGTGCTGAAACCAGATACAGTTTGTAACACACTGGGTTATTTCGAAATGGATACTGTTTCTACTACAGGTAATCCTACTTATTATAGTGTAACCAGTGCGGTACCTGGATTCTCTGCAATACCTGAAACGCAGATCACCTCATGGCCGATCACCGTTCCTATTCCTACAGGTTTAACAAATGCTCAATATACCTTTACTGTCAACTTCAGAAGCGATAATGGGGGTTGTGCCGGATCTGCTACAATCAAAGTAAATGTTGAAACGCCTCCAACTGCGCCAACCGGTGTAACAGTAGGTTCTCCAAACATTTGTACCAGCGGTACGACTACACTGACTGTTGTCGGTGGTACACTGGGTAAGAATGCAGATGGTACCAATGCTGGTAAATATGTATGGTATGCAGGTGGTTGCGGTACAGGTACTGCAATCGGTACGGGTGCAACTATCACTGTTCCTGTAACTGCAACGACTACTTATTATGTAAGAGTAGAAAGCAATGGTCAGTGTGGTGTTACTGCCTGTGCAAGTGGTACGGTTACTGTTTATACAGCTCCGGCTACTTCCAATGCAGGTCCTGCACAAACGCATTGTAACGACTCCCTCTTTATAATGGCGGCTAATGCTGCTACCGTAGGTGCAGGTAAATGGACAGTGACCAGTGGTACTGCCACCATTCCAACTACTGACTCTGCACTTGCTACTGCTAAAATATTTGTACTGGCAGGAAAGACAGCAACGCTGACCTGGACAATTACCAACGGCGCTTGTACTACTTCTTCTACCGTTGTACTGACTAACTATATGAAACCGGTACCAGCAGATGCGGGTCCGGCTTACATTGAACAGTGTGCGAATCCTTCATTTACAATGAATGCTGTTGCCGCTTCCCCGGCTACCGCAAGCGGTTCATGGTCAAAATTTGCCGGAAGTAAAGCGAACTTCACAGGTGCAACCAATATTCCAAATGCCCCTGTGACTTTGACAGTTGGTGATACAGCAACATTGATCTGGACAGTGACTAACGGTACCTGTTCTTCTTCCGATTACATTACTTTATATAATTACGCAACACCGACCGCTGCAAATGCCGGTCCGGATCTTAGTCAGTGTAACAACGATAAGTTCACCATGACATCCAATACACCAACTATTGGTGTAGGAAAATGGTCAGTGAAGAGTGGTACTGCAACTTTTGCAAGTACTGATAGTACTAAGACCAATGCCGTGATCACCGTACCTGTGGGTACGACGGTTGTAATGACCTGGACCGTTAAAAACGGCACCTGTTCATCCGCAGATGATGTTGTATTAATTAACTACCAGCAACCAGGTACAGCGAATGCAGGCCCTGATTCACTGGTACAGTGTAATAATCCTGTGTTCACCATGTCAGCGACCAGCCCTACTCCAGCAACAGCAGTAGGCAAATGGTCACTGTTTACAGGTAGCAAGGCTAGTTATACTTTAGCTGATTCCAGCAAGACAAATATCGTATTCAACCTGGCAGCAGGTGATTCTGCAACAGCCATCTGGACAGTGACGAACGGTGTCTGCTCCAGTACTGATTACATCATTCTGAAAAATTACAAGGCACCAACTGCCGCCAATGCAGGACCACAGATCAGCCAGTGTGCGAATCCAAGCTTTACGATGGCTGCGAATGCAGCAAGTGTAGGTATCGGCACCTGGACCCTGTCTAACACAAGGTCAACTATCACCGGTAATGTGAATCTCCCGAATACGACCATCAATGTACCAACAGGTGATAGCGTGATCGCTACCTGGACGATCGTAAACGGTGCATGTTCTACATCTTCCACGGTGAAACTGGTGAACTATGCAACCCCAACGAAGGCAGTTGCCGGTCCGGCCATCCACCAGTGTGCGAATGGTTCCTTTACGATGGCCGCGAATACGCCTGTTGTAGGTACGGGTACCTGGACCAAGCCAGCCGGATCAACCGCAGTCTTCTCAGGGAGTGCTAATTCATCAACGATGGGAGTTACCCTGCCTGCAGGTGACAGCAGTAAATTATACTGGACGATCACCAATGGTGTATGTTCTTCTGTCGATTCAGTATGGATTGTAAACAACCTTGCTCCTGCAGCAGCAGATGCGGGTCCTGATACCATTAAACATTGTAACAGTGCTCCATTCGTAATGACAGCGAACGCACCATCTGTAGCGGGTGCTACCGGATGGTGGAGTGTGGTATCTCCTGTTTCCTATACTATTTCAGGTGCCCAGCTGAATAACCCAACTGCAACATTTAATGTAACAGCGGGTCAGACAGTGGTACTGAAATGGAACATCTCTAATATTGGTTGTTCATCTTCAGACAATATAGTACTGATCAACTATGTACAGCCGACCGCTACTTCTGCGGGTTCTAACCAGACACATTGTAACGATAGCATCTTTACCGTTACGGGTTCAGCACCAATGGCAGGAGCTAGTGGAACCTGGTATATCCGAAGCAACAATGCCAGCTTCGTAGGTATACCATCAGGTAATACAGCAACCGTAAAAGTACCAGCTGGCCAGACAGCAACATTACGCTGGGTAATCACCAACGGTGTCTGCGCAGACTCCAGCACAGTTACGCTGCTGAACAACATGCAACCGGTAGCAGCAGATGCTGGTCCGGCTTACATTGAGCAGTGTGCGAATCCTTCATTTACAATGAATGCAGTTGCAGCTTCCCCTGCTACTGCAAGCGGTTCCTGGTCAAAATTTGCGGGAAGTAAGGCCAACTTCACAGGTGCAACCAATATTCCAAATGCCCCTGTGACTTTGACAGTTGGTGATTCTGCAACTTTGATCTGGACAGTAACTAACGGTACCTGTTCTTCTTCCGATTACATTACTTTATATAATTACGCAACACCAACTGCTGCAAATGCGGGTCCGGATCTTAGTCAGTGTAACAACGATAAGTTTACCATGACATCCAATACACCAACTATTGGTGTAGGAAAATGGTCAGTGAAGAGTGGTACTGCAACTTTTGCAAGTACTGATAGTACTAAGACCAATGCCGTGATCACTGTACCTGTGGGTACGACGGTTGTAATGACCTGGACCGTTAAAAACGGCACCTGTTCATCCGCAGATGATGTTGTATTAACTAACTACCAGCAACCAGGTACAGCGAATGCCGGCCCTGATTCACTGGTACAGTGTAATAACCCTGTGTTCACCATGTCCGCGACCAGTCCTACTCCGGCAACAGCCGTAGGCAAATGGTCACTGTTCACAGGTAGCAAGGCTAGTTATACTTTAGCTGATTCCAGCAAGACAAATATTGTATTCAACCTGGCAGCAGGTGATACGGCAACAGCCATCTGGACAGTAACGAACGGTGTCTGCTCCAGTACTGATTACATCATCCTGAAAAATTACAAGGCACCAACTGCCGCGAATGCAGGACCACAGATCAGCCAGTGTGCAAATCCAAGCTTTACGATGGCTGCAAATGCAGCAAGTGTAGGTATCGGCACCTGGACCCTGTCTAACACAAGGTCAACCATCACCGGTAATGT
This window of the Chitinophaga sancti genome carries:
- a CDS encoding DUF2306 domain-containing protein, which translates into the protein MIVRIVQSFIAYLVLSVGTFLMLRMIIDYSSFQTNIHFLEFKQEYLHIPIWKTAFYIHVFSSILALAAGFTQFSAHFLHHYRRAHKLIGKIYVIDILIINFPVGLIMGAYANGLWPSKLAFILLDCLWFYFTYKALVKVKKGDIAAHKRYMIRSYALTFSAITLRTWKVILLQTFHPDPLTLYMIDAWMGFVPNLLFAEWWIYRSSRKFIKTRYTNTAKITR
- a CDS encoding DUF4450 domain-containing protein, which produces MKNCTLCLFLLFHTFAGIAQKADLIEQTSYNDDKRGTARTLQYHPEGKEFVCINGKNRYTRALYGGPTAFRLETGDRPVFAAYIDKNSQHISFWVTMPGKGRKALDSTSFCEARYLAGKRSYLLRDSSWGNGELRISVLAFYDREGAVWKIDYSNMPAGSIVSAGMTKIRAQKLFRSGDMGADPPGVFEAPDKPVYTNICQLEKSACIVFSDLKLSVVNTSALFDTTEKERAQLADRMQLTTPDPFINPIAGALVTAADGIWDGKSWLHGAIGWRMPLTGWRAAYAGDFLGMHDRARIHFDGYAASQVTNVPNTIPHPAQDTALDLARAVKKWGTPMYSNGYIARNPDRPDQMHHYDMNLVYIDALLWHLQWTGDLAYAKKIWPVLSRHLAWEKLNFDPDNDGLYDAYACIWASDGMYYNSGAVTYSSAYNCRANKLAALIAEKIGEDPLPYRAEATKILSAIQARLWLPEKGHWAEYQDYMGLKRVHGSAGVYTIYHAIDSDVPGAVQAFQATRYLDTQIPHIPVKGIGLKDEGYATIATSNWMPYTWSTNNVAFAEVMHTALAYFEAGRNEAGFQLFKSAILDGMYLGDSPGNFGQISFYDAARGECYRDFGDAIGVAARLLVQGLFGIRPDALNKRIIIRPGFPASWPYASLKTPDLSFDYKNDTYHIVTHFPAIELQIPAKKDHIKKITVNGKAAPWQMSAAVAGTPLISINIPAGTCDVRIEWAGKDIVIPPLTGEQTTFKTIRQGEMTWLAAQGVNTPSPDMTAYTAFSRLQPGLCEQVNIDTQLNAALKDIFQNEYRSPRSPYTTLQIPLHGIGEWTHPKTTAAIAADIKYDFPVPFRISHKEKNVVFTSLWDNYPDSVQLAINGKANHAYLLLAGSTNSMQSRIENGRVTIVYKDGSRQLTALVNPETWCPVEQDYFTDSLAFKMNQPKPWRLHFKTGLVSQDLGRDLKIKGVYGREIDGGAGMLLDIKLDPEKELSTLTLQALSNDVVVGLMALTLQRSR